The following is a genomic window from Prevotella sp. E13-17.
TGCCGGCTGGAAGTCGTTCGAAGACTCGCGCAATCGTTTTGCCATCGTCAACGACTATCTGGACGAGGCGCTCAAGCCTTTCCGCCAACTGCAGTACGACTACTACCGCACGGGCCTCGACGAGATGGCATCCAATGTGGAGCGTGGCCGTGGCAATGTCACCACGGCACTTGAGCGTGGACTGAAGAAGGCTCACGACAATAAGCCCCTCAGTCTGTTGCCTCAGATATGGACCGACTACAAGAAAGACGAGTTGGCCAATATCTATAAAGGCAAGGGCACTCAGAAGGAGAAAGAGACTGTCTATGATATCCTTTTCGGTATCAACGCCTCGCAGAATAATTCTTGGGAGAAAATCAAGCAGTAATTCAATTATCCTCCATTATCTTTGTTTTTCTCTGACGGCGACCATCATCGGTGCGCCCTCATCATGTGATTTCATCAGACTCATGAAAAATGGGTCTCGATTCTCATCGGGACCCATCACAACACAAACACAAAATCAGTGTCTTTTATATAGACGACTGTTTCTTTTATTGAATGCCGTCTTCGCGCAGCTTCTTCTGCCAGCGCCAAGCGGTCTTCAGAACCTCTTCTGTTGGGGTGTCGGCTTTCCAGCCCAGCACCTTGTTGGCCTTATCCACATTGCCCCACACTTTCTCGATATCGCCTTCGCGACGTGGTGCGTAGGTCCAGTTCAGCTTCACGCCAGTGGCTTTCTCGAAGCCCTGCACCACCTCCAGTGTAGAGAGGCCCTTGCCGGTACCGATGTTGAACACCTCTACGGCGTCGGTCTCGGGCTTGTCCAGCACGCGCTCCATGGCCTTCACGTGAGCCTTTGCCAAGTCAACCACGTAGATGTAGTCGCGGATGCAGGTGCCGTCGGGGGTGTTGTAGTCGTTGCCGAAGATTTTCAGTTGCTCGCGGATGCCGATGGCAGTCTGCGTGACAAAGGGAATCAGGTTCATGGGCACGCCGTTGGGCAGTTCGCCGATCAAGGCCGATGGGTGGGCACCGATGGGGTTGAAGTAGCGCAGGATGATGCTCTTGATGGGTGCGCCACTGTGGATGTAGTCTTGTATGATCTCCTCGTTGATCTGCTTGGTGTTCCCATAGGGTGACAGCGCCTTCTGGATGGGGGCGTTCTCTGTCACGGGCAGGTTGTCTTCCGATGGTTGTCCGTAAACGGTGCAAGATGATGAGAAGATGATGCCCTTCACGTTGTATTTTGGCATCAGCTCCAGCAGGTTAATCAGACTGGTCAGGTTGTTACGATAGTAGAGCAATGGCTTCTCTACGCTCTCGCCCACAGCTTTTGAGGCTGCAAAGTGAATGATTCCCTCGATGTTGGGGTATTTCTTGAACACGCCTTCCAGCGCCTCCATATCACAGCAGTCCACCTTTTCGAAGGCAGGGCGTTTGCCAGTGATTTTCTCAATGCCGTCAACGACATTGGCATTTGAATTAGACAGGTTGTCGATGATTACTACTTCGTAGCCTGCTTCCTGCAGTTCTACGGTGGTGTGGCTACCGATGAATCCGGTGCCTCCAGTAACGAGGATGGTCTGTTTCATGAATATTTCTAAACTAAGCGTTTTTTATGATGTTTAGTGCAAAGGTACAAAAACTTTTGGTTACCACCAAATTTTTTGATAAGGAATCATGCGTAACCGACGGTACTCTCGATTGGCTTTGGGTCATTCTCCCCCTATTGGCACCTCGATGACGAAACGGCAACCTTCGGTGTAGGTGGTGTCCAGTGTCAGGTCGCCGCCCAGGTTCTGCGCATGCCGCTTGGACAGGGGTAATCCCAGTCCTAAGCCCTCAGACAACACGTCCACCTTGGTGAAGAACTTAAATAGCTGTTCACGAGTCTCCTCGCTGATGCCCTTGCCCGTGTCTTCTACCGTAAATGTCACGGTGGTGTCAGTCTTGTCGATGATTAGCTTGATGTGCTGACCGTCAGAGTATTTGGCTGAGTTGTAGATGATTTCGCGCAAAGTCCGCATCAGGTACAGATGGTTGGTGCGTATGCTCATGTTCTGTGGCACGTTCATCTCTATGTCGATATGCACTTCTGGGAACGAGCGTACGATATACTTGATTGTTTCCTGTGCCAGTGTGTAGCAGTTCACGGTCTCATGATGGGCCGTGGTCATCCGTTCTTGCGTCATGCCCGTGTCCGAACTGTCGTAGAGCATCAGCACCATGCGGTAGAGCATCACAGCGTTGTGGAACATGGTGTCGATGATGCTCTTTGTGTCTTCGTCAGACAAATCGTCGTTCAGGGGACTGTCGGTCGTATTGATGGTTGTGTCGCTCAGCACCTGTATGAAGCCCACGATGATGTTCAGTGGCGTTCTTATCTGGTGTGTCACGTTCTGTATGAATATTGTCTTTTGCCTTTCTGCCTCCAGTGCCTGTTCTATTGCTTTGGTCAGTTCTTCGTTGCGCTGATAAGTTTGCTCAATGGTGTATTGCTCGATGCCCATGTGGATGTTCATTGACTGCACCATAGTCGCAACACTGTTTTGCAGTTGTCCTATCACGTCTGTTGACTGGCTCTTCGACACAAACACCTCCATGTTGCCGTCGGCAATGCTCTGTGTCTTCTCCAGCAGCGCATGCAGCGGTTTCATGGCAGCAGCAGCCGTCTTGTAGCTCAGTATCAGGATGAAGATCAGTCCGATGATGGTCAGCGTCAGCACGATGGCAGTCAACTGATGATAGCCCGCCAGTATGTCGTTGTCGGGGCACACGATAGCCAGGCTCCATGGCGTGCCAGGCACGGGGCGGTAACACACCAGACAGCGTTGACCATCGATGGTCACGTTCATGTTGCCCTCCTTGCCTTGGGTCATGTTGTAGGCCAGTGCGATGATGTCAGCATGTTGCTCTTTGTCGGTATTCTCAAAGATGGTGTGATGGAACAGCAGCGACGTGTTGGGGTGCACGAAGTAGCGTCCGTCTTCGTCGAGCATCATCACATACGAGTTGGGGTAGGGCTTCTCTTTCTGCATCATCATCGACAGACGCAACAGAGACAGGTCGCTCGACAGTATGCCCCACATGGTGCTGTCGTTATCGTAGAGTGGCACACCGTAGGAGGCAATCATGCCATCCAGTGCAAGTCCCAGAGTGTCGGCCTCGTCCGAGTAGGCCACCCAGCAGGGGCCTGTCATTTTGGGCATGTCGTACCACTTCTTCTTGTGGTAGTCGTAGTCCTCTTCATAAATCGACTGCACGGTGTCGTTTTCCCGGATGGTGTAAACCGACATGTATTTACCAAATTCGTTGTATTCAAATGGTTCGGCACTGATCGAGCATCCATCGACGGTGGGGTTCAGCATCACCACGCGGTTGGTGATGGCCAGCAGCGTGTCGGTGTTCATGTGTCTTTTCACCATCCACTCGTAGGCATGTGTGGCAGTCTCGATGGTCATCAGGTGGTGTTCCAGGTTTTGCACCGTTGCCGCCAGAATGCTGTTGGCACGCCCCATGGCCTCATTGCGTATCATGGTGTGCGACTTGGCAAACAGCAGTCCCAGTGCTGTCAGGAAGATGGGCACGCCCAGCAGCAGTAGCGTGATGCAGAGCTTGGCCGAGAACGATTTTCGCAGTTTAGTCATCGCAGGCCTCCTTTCTCAAGTCGTTGTCCGATATGTTTAGCATGTCGTTCAGCAACAGGGTGATGGTGCGGCTGTTGCGCTCTATGTTGTCGGCCATTTCATCAATGTTGATGGTAGTTCTTTTCTGCCTGAAGTCGGCCAGGTCCTTCATGTCGTTGAAGATAGCGTGAGCCGGCGGTATCATCTGGTTGGTCATGTTGTGCATGAAGTCCGTCATGGTCTTGTTGGCATTCTTGGCGCGTTCATAGGCAGCACTTAGTTGTTCGCCGTGCTGTCTATAGTTGTTGGTCAGCTGTTCCACCTCTTCGGCATGCTTGGCCAGTCTTTGCTGCATCTTTTGGAAGTTGGCTTGCAGCTGCCCAATCTCGTCGTGGTGACGGCTGTCGGGGATGGGCTCGTTGTATTGTCCCTTGGCCAGACTCTTGGCTCGCTCTGTCAGCATCCGCAGTGGCTTCAACTGGCGGCGAATGATGGTATAGTAGGAGGCAAACATCAGCAACAGTCCGGCAATGGCGACGACAGATGTCCAAAGTCTCAGCGTGTCGTAGTCGCCGTAGATATCAGTTCTGGGGTACACGATGCCAGCGCTCCAGTTCATGTCGTCGTTGTAGTATTCAGTAGTGTTTCTGCGTTCAAACGGCTTGTAGAACACGAAGTATTTGTTGCCGTCAACGCTGAAGGGCATGTAGCCGCTTTCGCCTGCCACCATCTTCTGTGCCGCCTTGCAGATGTTTTTGTCTTCTGCTTGGTCGTAGAAGTCAAACACCGTCTCGTTGTTCAGTCGGCTCTTGTCGTGGTGCACAATCAGCGACCCGTCGCTGTCCAGCAGCACACAGTACGAGTGTTCCGACGGCTTGGCGGCCAGTACAATCTGCGACAGCATGTTGAGCGAGATATCTACCGTGATCACGCCGTGGCGGTCTGTCATGGGCATGACATAGGTGGTCACGGGTTCCTGCTTTTTGCCCTCTTTCAGACTGCGGTTTTTCCATGTTGGCAGTCCCGACTTCATGACAGTTGCCAGCCAGGCTTGCGACAGGTAGTCTTCGTCGAAGGCGATGGTGCAACCTGTCACGTAGGGGTTGGCATCCATGATTTGCCGCCTGCATTCGCTCACTGTCTCGGGCTTGTTCAAGTAGGGTTGCAGGTTCATATAGATGTTGCCGGTGGTCTGTTCCACGGTCAGCATCATGTTGTCAATATTTGCGATGGTGGCATCCAATGTCTGAAAGGCTTTCTGTACGGTGTCGTGGTTCACCTCTCTCTTGGTGTAATTGAGTATCAATATGAGAGTAGCCATGAGCAGTACGCCCATAGATAACACGCTAATAAGACTTATCTTCAACGATAAGTTTTTTTTCACAAGGTTAGTAATTCTCTGCATATTTCCTTGGCAAATATACGAAGAATTTATTTTCTGACCAAATAAAAATGCGTTTTTTTATCTTCCAAGATGTTGCGGTACCAACATCGGGATGGTGTCAGCATGTCTGCAGCCCGGCGTTGTTACAGTGGCATTTCCAGCACGAAGCGGCAACCCTCGGTGTAGGTGTCGTCCAACCAGACCTTACCCCCCATCTCTTCAGCGTGTTGCTTGATGAGTGGCAGTCCCAGTCCCAGTCCTTCGGTGAAGTCGTCCACTTTGTCGAAGAACTTGAAGATGCGCTGGCGGTCGGCTTTGGCAATGCCTTTGCCCGTGTCTTGCACGATGAACTGCACGTGGTCTTTCACCAGTTTTACGCTCAGGCTGATGTTTGCTCTGTCGGAGTGGCGCTGGGCGTTCAGCAGCATCTCGGCGACGCTATATTTCAGTTTGATAGTGTTGGCTCTGACGTAGAACATGGCGGGCAGCTCGGTTGTGAAGGCGATGGGCACGTCTAAGTAGGTCTCTTTGACGAATGCAATGATTTCGCGGCACATCTTGTTGGGGTTCACCATCTCGTCGTTGGATGACAGTTTCAGTGCCTTCTTACCATTGTCCGAACTGTCAAACAGCATCAGCATCATGCGGTTCAGGTATTTCGAGTTCTTATACATCGTGTCGGCTATCTTCCTAAGCTCCTCGGTGGTGATGGCCGGACTGGTGTGGTTGGCGTCGTTGCTCAGCACCTGTGCAAATCCCATGATGATGTTCAGCGGTGTGCGCACTTGGTGTGTCATATTCTGTATGAACTTTGTCTTCTGTCGGTCGGCCTCTTTCACCTTTTCGGTGGCTTCCTCCAGTTCCTTGTTGCGCTTGGCGGTCTGTTCGGTGGTGTAGCGCACGCTGCCCATGTAGAAATTCAGCGAGCTCAGCATCTTGCCATAGCTGTTCTGTAGTTCGCCGACGATGTCCTTGCGGGTGCTCTTGCCGATGTGCACCTCCATGTTGCCCTTGCTTATCTCGTTGACTTTTTTCAGCATTTTCTTCAGTGGCTGGATGCTGCGTTTTGCCACGCGGTGGCATGCCAGCAGGGTGATGACGAAGCCGATGAACAGCAGTGCCGCCACGATGTGCGACAGTTGTTTGTAGCCCTTCATGATGTCGCGGTCCGGACACACCACGGCCAGTGTCCACGTGGTGCCGGGCACGGGGCGGTAGCACACCAGTGCTGGTTCTCCGTCGATCTCGATGTTCATGCGCCCGCTGACTCCCTTGGTCATCTCATGGCCCAGAGCAATGATGTCTGCATCCTTGTCTGCCGACTTGCCGCTGAAGATGGTCTTGTTCATCAGTCGGGTAGAGTCGGGGTGTATCAAGTAGTGCCCCTCCTCGTCGAGTATCATGAAGTACGAGTGCGGGTAGGGCTTAACTTTGGCAATCTTCTCCGACAGCAGGTTCATCGACAGGTCTGTCGAGATGATGCCGGCAAAGCGTTTGTTCTTGGTGTCATACAGTGGCTTGTGATACGATGCCACCATGCCGTCTAGGGTGTAGGTCAGTGTGTCGGCCTTGTTGTAGTACACCTCCCAGCAGGGCTTTTTCAGGTAGCGTGGTATCTTATATTTGATGGCATCCACCTGTTCGCACTCCTTGCCGATCACGGTTTGCAGCTGCTCGCCGTTGCGACCCGTATATACGGAGTAGGGCTTAGTGGTGGTGTCCATGGCGTCGGGTTCCATCGTGATGGAGCATCCGCTCAGGTAGGGGTTCATCCACACAATGCGCTGCGAGAAGGCCATCAGAGAGTCGTGGTTGAGCGACTCTTCCACC
Proteins encoded in this region:
- a CDS encoding HAMP domain-containing protein, translated to MKISLISVLSMGVLLMATLILILNYTKREVNHDTVQKAFQTLDATIANIDNMMLTVEQTTGNIYMNLQPYLNKPETVSECRRQIMDANPYVTGCTIAFDEDYLSQAWLATVMKSGLPTWKNRSLKEGKKQEPVTTYVMPMTDRHGVITVDISLNMLSQIVLAAKPSEHSYCVLLDSDGSLIVHHDKSRLNNETVFDFYDQAEDKNICKAAQKMVAGESGYMPFSVDGNKYFVFYKPFERRNTTEYYNDDMNWSAGIVYPRTDIYGDYDTLRLWTSVVAIAGLLLMFASYYTIIRRQLKPLRMLTERAKSLAKGQYNEPIPDSRHHDEIGQLQANFQKMQQRLAKHAEEVEQLTNNYRQHGEQLSAAYERAKNANKTMTDFMHNMTNQMIPPAHAIFNDMKDLADFRQKRTTINIDEMADNIERNSRTITLLLNDMLNISDNDLRKEACDD
- a CDS encoding ATP-binding protein — its product is MNNFLKKSFSARISLSLLILAMPLFLASVGVLFIQTRRIVRQQSVERANSTLYTTMQLLKRYLITAETATNANSWLVEESLNHDSLMAFSQRIVWMNPYLSGCSITMEPDAMDTTTKPYSVYTGRNGEQLQTVIGKECEQVDAIKYKIPRYLKKPCWEVYYNKADTLTYTLDGMVASYHKPLYDTKNKRFAGIISTDLSMNLLSEKIAKVKPYPHSYFMILDEEGHYLIHPDSTRLMNKTIFSGKSADKDADIIALGHEMTKGVSGRMNIEIDGEPALVCYRPVPGTTWTLAVVCPDRDIMKGYKQLSHIVAALLFIGFVITLLACHRVAKRSIQPLKKMLKKVNEISKGNMEVHIGKSTRKDIVGELQNSYGKMLSSLNFYMGSVRYTTEQTAKRNKELEEATEKVKEADRQKTKFIQNMTHQVRTPLNIIMGFAQVLSNDANHTSPAITTEELRKIADTMYKNSKYLNRMMLMLFDSSDNGKKALKLSSNDEMVNPNKMCREIIAFVKETYLDVPIAFTTELPAMFYVRANTIKLKYSVAEMLLNAQRHSDRANISLSVKLVKDHVQFIVQDTGKGIAKADRQRIFKFFDKVDDFTEGLGLGLPLIKQHAEEMGGKVWLDDTYTEGCRFVLEMPL
- the galE gene encoding UDP-glucose 4-epimerase GalE produces the protein MKQTILVTGGTGFIGSHTTVELQEAGYEVVIIDNLSNSNANVVDGIEKITGKRPAFEKVDCCDMEALEGVFKKYPNIEGIIHFAASKAVGESVEKPLLYYRNNLTSLINLLELMPKYNVKGIIFSSSCTVYGQPSEDNLPVTENAPIQKALSPYGNTKQINEEIIQDYIHSGAPIKSIILRYFNPIGAHPSALIGELPNGVPMNLIPFVTQTAIGIREQLKIFGNDYNTPDGTCIRDYIYVVDLAKAHVKAMERVLDKPETDAVEVFNIGTGKGLSTLEVVQGFEKATGVKLNWTYAPRREGDIEKVWGNVDKANKVLGWKADTPTEEVLKTAWRWQKKLREDGIQ
- a CDS encoding cache domain-containing protein yields the protein MTKLRKSFSAKLCITLLLLGVPIFLTALGLLFAKSHTMIRNEAMGRANSILAATVQNLEHHLMTIETATHAYEWMVKRHMNTDTLLAITNRVVMLNPTVDGCSISAEPFEYNEFGKYMSVYTIRENDTVQSIYEEDYDYHKKKWYDMPKMTGPCWVAYSDEADTLGLALDGMIASYGVPLYDNDSTMWGILSSDLSLLRLSMMMQKEKPYPNSYVMMLDEDGRYFVHPNTSLLFHHTIFENTDKEQHADIIALAYNMTQGKEGNMNVTIDGQRCLVCYRPVPGTPWSLAIVCPDNDILAGYHQLTAIVLTLTIIGLIFILILSYKTAAAAMKPLHALLEKTQSIADGNMEVFVSKSQSTDVIGQLQNSVATMVQSMNIHMGIEQYTIEQTYQRNEELTKAIEQALEAERQKTIFIQNVTHQIRTPLNIIVGFIQVLSDTTINTTDSPLNDDLSDEDTKSIIDTMFHNAVMLYRMVLMLYDSSDTGMTQERMTTAHHETVNCYTLAQETIKYIVRSFPEVHIDIEMNVPQNMSIRTNHLYLMRTLREIIYNSAKYSDGQHIKLIIDKTDTTVTFTVEDTGKGISEETREQLFKFFTKVDVLSEGLGLGLPLSKRHAQNLGGDLTLDTTYTEGCRFVIEVPIGGE